A window from Hoeflea sp. IMCC20628 encodes these proteins:
- the nadC gene encoding carboxylating nicotinate-nucleotide diphosphorylase, whose amino-acid sequence MTTAFLPELPQLMVEDQVRAALLEDLGRAGDITSNATIGPERQATAEMNSREAGIISGLPLAEAAFRLINPAIHFEPLVADGTRVQPGAVIASISGPARGLLSAERVALNYLMHLSGIATHTARFADAIAHTSARVTCTRKTIPGLRGVEKYAVRCGGGSSHRYGLDDAIMIKDNHIVVAGGIVEALRAAKAFAGHLVKIEIEVDTLEQFEIVLNEGADICLLDNMGPDMLRQAVAINNARDGGRITLEASGNVNLDTIKSIAETGVDYISTSKITMAAPTLDIGLDMSIG is encoded by the coding sequence ATGACTACCGCATTCCTTCCCGAACTGCCGCAATTGATGGTCGAGGATCAGGTGCGCGCAGCCCTTCTCGAAGACCTCGGCCGCGCCGGCGACATCACCTCCAATGCCACAATCGGTCCTGAGCGACAGGCAACAGCCGAGATGAACAGCCGCGAGGCCGGGATCATCTCCGGGCTGCCGCTGGCCGAAGCCGCGTTCCGGCTGATCAATCCGGCGATTCATTTCGAGCCGCTGGTTGCCGACGGCACGCGGGTGCAGCCGGGGGCGGTGATCGCCAGCATCTCCGGCCCGGCGCGCGGGCTGTTGTCAGCTGAACGGGTGGCGCTGAACTACCTCATGCATCTGTCGGGCATCGCCACACACACGGCGCGGTTTGCCGATGCCATCGCCCACACCTCCGCCAGGGTCACCTGTACCCGCAAGACCATTCCGGGTCTGCGCGGCGTCGAGAAATACGCCGTGCGTTGCGGTGGTGGTTCGTCGCACCGCTACGGGCTCGATGACGCGATCATGATCAAGGACAACCACATCGTTGTTGCGGGTGGGATCGTCGAAGCGCTGAGAGCCGCCAAGGCCTTTGCCGGGCATCTGGTCAAGATCGAGATCGAGGTCGATACGCTGGAGCAGTTCGAAATCGTGCTGAACGAAGGCGCCGATATCTGCCTGCTCGACAATATGGGGCCGGATATGCTGCGCCAAGCCGTGGCTATAAACAACGCCAGGGACGGGGGCCGGATCACGCTTGAGGCTTCCGGCAACGTCAATCTCGACACCATCAAGTCCATTGCCGAAACCGGCGTCGACTACATCTCGACCTCGAAGATCACCATGGCCGCGCCGACGCTCGATATCGGGCTGGATATGTCGATCGGGTAA
- a CDS encoding DMT family transporter encodes MTHHIATDRKANLVGSVWMIAAMAIFAIEDSFIKAASEMLPVGQVLVIFGLGGVFVFASLALINKEPLFNPDVVSRPMCIRVVFEITGRLFYVLALSLIPLSAATVILQATPLVVVAGAALVFGEKVGWRRWTAIFVGLTGVVVIIQPGTDSFSMLSLLAIIGMIGFAGRDLASRAAPAALSTTILGLYGFLSIVVAGGVFAVWQAKPFLMPDGEISLYVLGAVLAGVTAYSCLMKAMRTGEVSAVTPFRYSRLLFGIALGIGWFGEQLSFAMIAGSGLIVVSGLFIVWRGRQVSAAK; translated from the coding sequence GTGACACATCACATTGCAACTGATCGCAAGGCCAATCTGGTGGGCAGCGTCTGGATGATCGCAGCGATGGCGATTTTTGCCATCGAGGATTCATTTATCAAGGCAGCGTCCGAAATGCTGCCGGTTGGTCAGGTCCTCGTCATTTTCGGTCTGGGCGGGGTCTTTGTCTTTGCCTCTCTGGCGCTCATCAACAAAGAGCCCCTGTTCAATCCCGACGTCGTTTCGCGGCCGATGTGCATACGCGTGGTCTTCGAAATCACAGGTCGCCTGTTTTACGTACTGGCGCTTTCGCTGATCCCGTTGTCGGCGGCAACCGTGATCTTGCAGGCAACCCCGCTTGTGGTGGTGGCAGGTGCCGCGCTGGTGTTTGGTGAAAAAGTGGGATGGCGCAGGTGGACGGCCATTTTCGTTGGATTGACCGGGGTTGTGGTGATTATTCAGCCGGGGACGGATAGTTTTTCGATGCTCTCGCTCTTGGCGATCATCGGAATGATCGGGTTTGCCGGCCGCGATTTGGCCAGCCGCGCCGCACCTGCCGCGCTCAGCACCACGATCCTCGGCCTGTACGGATTTTTGTCCATCGTCGTTGCGGGTGGAGTTTTCGCGGTCTGGCAAGCCAAGCCATTTTTGATGCCCGATGGCGAGATTTCCCTCTATGTGCTCGGCGCTGTTCTGGCCGGCGTCACGGCCTATTCGTGCTTGATGAAAGCTATGCGGACCGGAGAGGTGTCAGCGGTAACCCCGTTCAGATATTCACGGCTGCTGTTTGGAATTGCACTCGGGATTGGCTGGTTTGGCGAGCAGTTGAGTTTTG
- a CDS encoding L-aspartate oxidase gives MTSLALYSPPVAPKGPVSVVIIGGGLAGLFCALKLAPKAVTVLAAAPIGRGASSAWAQAGIAAAVGPGDTIESHVHDTIVAGDGIVDETIIRTMASEASDRIHDLLGYGVPFDRDLEGHLAVSREAAHSESRIVRVKGDMAGRAIMEALVAAVRKTPSIRVLEGYVVEDLIVEDGKVAGVVARDNAGSGEELHRVTGSNVVMATGGIGHLYEVTTNPTEARGGGIGMAARAGARLADMEFVQFHPTAIDLGKDPAPLATEALRGHGATLHNSAGERFMLPLHADAELAPRDVVARGIFAEVKAGRGAFLDCRTAVPDFAKEFPTVFGYCQEAGIDPAKEMIPVIPAAHYFMGGIWTDINGRSSLPGFWACGECTSTGAHGANRLASNSLLEAVVFSARIAETLKSEIKVDAPAKWQDGSVTTTEYITENDHPNMVALRKTMSANLGVLRDGAGMRRALGTILHLARESHSVRFDNVITTAKLIAVCALNRTESRGGHFRTDFPEEQAAWKRRTLLTLEQAHAIIPDLLGAEQ, from the coding sequence ATGACATCCCTGGCGCTTTATTCACCGCCGGTTGCCCCCAAGGGCCCGGTCTCGGTTGTCATCATCGGTGGCGGGCTTGCAGGGCTGTTTTGCGCGCTCAAGCTGGCGCCGAAAGCCGTCACTGTGCTGGCCGCAGCCCCGATTGGCCGCGGCGCGTCCTCGGCCTGGGCGCAAGCCGGTATTGCCGCGGCTGTCGGCCCGGGCGACACCATCGAAAGTCACGTTCACGACACGATTGTCGCCGGTGACGGCATTGTCGATGAAACAATCATCCGCACCATGGCTTCTGAAGCCTCTGACCGGATTCATGATCTGCTTGGCTACGGCGTGCCGTTCGACCGTGATCTGGAGGGCCATCTGGCGGTCAGCCGTGAGGCTGCGCATTCAGAAAGCCGCATCGTCCGGGTCAAGGGAGATATGGCAGGCCGGGCGATCATGGAGGCGCTGGTTGCTGCGGTACGCAAGACGCCGTCGATCCGGGTGCTGGAAGGCTATGTGGTCGAGGACCTGATCGTCGAAGACGGCAAGGTGGCTGGCGTCGTCGCCCGCGACAATGCCGGCAGCGGCGAAGAGCTGCACCGGGTGACTGGCTCCAATGTGGTGATGGCGACCGGCGGCATTGGTCATCTTTACGAGGTGACGACAAACCCGACCGAGGCGCGTGGTGGCGGTATCGGCATGGCAGCGCGCGCCGGTGCACGGCTGGCTGACATGGAGTTCGTGCAGTTTCATCCGACCGCGATTGATCTTGGCAAGGACCCGGCGCCGCTGGCCACCGAAGCGCTGCGCGGTCACGGCGCCACACTGCACAATTCCGCAGGCGAGCGCTTCATGCTGCCGCTGCACGCCGATGCCGAACTGGCGCCGCGCGATGTGGTGGCACGCGGCATCTTTGCCGAAGTCAAGGCGGGCAGGGGTGCGTTTCTGGATTGCCGTACAGCGGTGCCTGACTTTGCAAAAGAATTCCCAACGGTTTTTGGCTATTGCCAGGAGGCGGGTATCGACCCGGCCAAGGAAATGATCCCGGTCATTCCGGCGGCGCATTATTTCATGGGCGGCATCTGGACCGACATCAACGGCCGTTCATCGCTGCCGGGTTTTTGGGCCTGCGGCGAATGCACCTCTACCGGCGCACATGGAGCCAACCGGCTGGCGTCGAACTCGCTCTTGGAAGCGGTGGTGTTTTCCGCCCGCATTGCCGAGACATTGAAGAGCGAGATCAAGGTTGACGCGCCCGCGAAGTGGCAGGACGGATCGGTGACGACGACCGAGTACATCACCGAAAATGACCATCCCAACATGGTGGCCCTGCGCAAGACCATGAGCGCCAATCTGGGTGTGCTGCGTGATGGCGCGGGCATGCGCAGGGCGCTGGGCACCATCCTGCATCTGGCCCGCGAGAGCCATTCGGTCCGGTTTGACAATGTCATCACCACCGCCAAGCTGATCGCTGTCTGCGCGCTCAACCGGACCGAAAGCCGAGGCGGGCATTTCCGTACCGATTTTCCGGAAGAACAGGCGGCGTGGAAGCGGCGGACGCTGCTGACGCTGGAGCAGGCTCACGCCATCATCCCCGATCTTTTGGGAGCTGAACAATGA